The Ascochyta rabiei chromosome 18, complete sequence DNA segment GACAGCAGTTATGAAAACACTAGTGCTGGTGTATGTTGAGGTGCCGCCGCCATGGGACGGAGAAACTAAGCAGGATGCATTTGGTGTTGATATCGGCAAGGCTCTCACGATGTACAAGGTTAGAGAGGTTGTATTTAAAAGATGGAGCCCTAGCAGGAACCGCGATTAGAATCGCAGCACGAATTGGCAAATGTGAAACATGCTCTAGGAGCTACCAAAGGTATCATAGCGCGCAGTCGAAAAAGGCTGCTGATTCAGCACTAACGTATTCTCCACTGCAAACTGCCTTAGTACTGCAGCTATCCCAGCCGCGTTCGTACTGGTTGTCGTCTTAACCGATTACCTCGACAATCTTCATCACATTACACACCTAAGGGCCTCTGGATGGCGGAAATCTGGCCGGACTAACTGAATGTTGAATGGATCTACTTGGTATCGGTTTAAGCTGTTCAATAAAATACAAGCACTCCGGACGTGGGCACACCGTTACCATTTCCTCAGACTTCTTACAATCCATCGATTTAGAGCGTGGCCATGTGTTTGGCGGCAGCAGCACGGTCAACTACATGGCTTACAATCGCGCCTCGAACGATGTATATGATCGCTTGGCAAACATTACTGGCGACATGGGTTGGCCGTGGTCAGCGCTTGAACCGCATTACTTCAAGAACTCGCAGCTTGTGGTACCTGCTGATGAGCGGGACTACGGAGACGAAGTTAATGAGTCTGCACACGGGAACGGCCCGGTAGAGGTCAGTGTCCCTGGAAGTCAATACCCACTGGACCGGAAAGCCATCGAAGCCAGCAACGTTCAACCAAGATCTCAACGCTGGGGATTTTGTGGGCTTCTCATGGTCACAGGGTTCGGTGGCCATTAGAAGAGAAGCAGTGCTGCTACAGCATACCTGCATCCGTTGATCGATGACTGCCAGGACAACCGCAGTTCGTGTCGTGACAATTTTTCGGTGCTCCTCAATACCCAAGTCACAAAGCTATTAGAGAGTGGCGATTAACGCGACTGCCCCAACTTTGTTGCTGCTGAAATCGTACAATTGCGCACATTAGAACACGTCCGACTGACAGCTCGCAAAGAGATTATCCTGTCCGCCGGCGTAATCGGTACACCTAAGATCCTCATGCAGTCTGGCATCGGTCCTGCCTCGACTCTGTCGTCTTTCAACATTTCTGATATTGTCGACCTACCATCAGTCGGACAGAATCTGACAGACCACCCTCTCGACGCTCTCTATTCTACTGTCAATGCGAACACCACTGTCCATCCAATCCTTCGATCGCCCACTATCATGGAACAGGCTCTTCAGACCTGGAACGACACACATCGTGATCCGCTCACCAACTCAGCAGCCAGCGTCATTGCGATGCTGCGCTTGCCGCAAAACGCTACTATGTTCGACACTCTCCTGGAACCCCGCAGCCGGCCCTCTACCTGGTTACGAAGACCTCCTGTTCGCTGAAGGCTTCGTGCCTTTGGCCAATATTCCCATGCCGTCAACAGGGAACTATATCAGCGTGCTCTCGATCGTCACTTACCCTTTTTTACGAGGTGAAGTAACAATGAATTCGTCAGACCCCTTCGCGCCCCCGGTCATCAACCCGAACTACCTGACAACCGAATTTGACCAGTACGCTGCTGTGCAAGCCATGAAAGATGCGTTCACTGTGCTTGGTAGCAAAGCCTTTGAGGGATGTATCGGTGACCCCTATGGCCCTCTCGCAAACCTCACTTCCGACCAAGACTATCTGAAATACGTCAGGCAGCATGCTGTGACCATCAATCATGGCACGGGAACGGCGAGGATGGCGCCGTATAACGCGGACCGGGGAGTGGTAAATTCTGATTTGAGATTAAATGGAGTATCGAGACTGCGAGTCGTCGATGCAAGCGTATTTCCCAAATTTCCGGAGTGTCATACCATGGCGCCTGTGTACATTGTTGCGGAGATTACTGCAGCGATCATCAAGGAGGCACATACTCTTGGGATTTGATGAGTTTATGATAGGTACGAAACAGATGACTTAGAAAGCTGAGATCCTTGTTGTACACAGCACGGGTACACTCCACTGTTACCCATGACTTGGCCTAGTGTTGCTGGCGTGAACCCACTGTCTAGATCTAAACCTTCTCTGTCTTATCGACGCTCTTTGCTTCATCGTCTGCCGACTTTGCTCCCTTCATGCCCTTAATACCCTTATATTCCATCATAGCCACACCCGCAATGGTACACGCGCTGGGGATAGCAGCCAGGAGAAGGACACGTGTAATGGCGAAATTGTAGGCTTCCACAACCCTATCCATTTCCTCGCTTGGGACCATTGCCCAAATGTCTGTTGCACCGGTATCGACAAATTTCTGCGCGTCCAGACCGGCGACGCCAGAGAGACGGTCTATCAACTTTGTCGCAAATGTGTTTTGGCAGACTGAAAGGAACACTGCGCCGCCGAGCTGCTGCTTGAGGAAGCCCAGCGCCAGTCCTAGCGGCACATCCTTCTTTGGCAAAACACTATGGCTTGCGAGACTCGTCTGCTGTGCGCCGTACCCGAGACCGAAACCGAACAGGACTTGATACCCAATCCAGTAGCTGTGGTCCGAGTATCGCGTCATGGTCGAAAGCATGCCTGCTCCAACAGCGCTGAGGAGTGGACAGGCAATTAGACTGGGGATATAGTAACCTATGAACTGCGTGATCTTGGCGGACAGAATGCTCGATAGGACCATGGCTATAACCATTGGAATCGTGTTGATTCCAGCATGTGTAGCTGTCTCGCCCTTGGCAGCCTGGAACCAAATTGCCAGGTAGTACGCGATGGCCATGACGGACCCGTAGTTGAGGAAGGTAAAGATCATACTGCCCGCGACTTACCTTTTCAGCACAACTCGAGTAGGAAACATGGCTGTTTCTAATGTGAGCATTTCGACGATCCCGAAGAAAATGAGGAGTACTCCAAAGGCTACGAGTAAACGGATCATCTTTGGGTTAGACCACGTGTATGTTGTTCGGCCCCATTGCATCGTAAGGATCAAACACACGATGCTGGgtacgaagaagaagaagcccaCTGGATCGAGACGCTGAATCTGCTGCATGACGCTGAGGCTATCACGCTTCGGCGGGTCCATGTGGAAGAACAGGAAGATGCTCAGCAAGGTGAAAGCGCCGATTGGGAGGTTAGAAACACCATCGCCAAGTCCTGTCCTCTTGAGCCACAAAATCACTACCCGGGGAGAGGGGAAGACTCACACATAACCGGCGAAGTATCGTCGACATCTTCGTGATCATGCTCTTGTAGATTGTTGGTGGGCTTGGTGGGCGCTTCGTCAACCAATTCGATAGAAGGCATGTTCGATATATCTGCGGAGAAGCGTCTGAATGGAGCCTTAACAACTGGTTGTGTTTCTTGGTTTTCATATTGGCACGCTCAGGCCAGGCGCTTTATACAACAATCCTTCGGGCCCGACAATTGCTGTCTCTACACAAAATCGgatatatataagaaatGCAGCTTATGATTGGTCCAAAGGCCGAACCGCGCTAGGCGTCATGAGCGACGCTAACGGTGAGTTCGTAAACCCGAGAATGCGGGCATCGCCACCGAAATGTCCCATTGTCTATTATCTCAACACAATCAGCAAGATGAATGAATACCTCCAGTCTTTCTATTGTTGAAATGTTGCCCTCTCCAGCTTGCAGTGAGTCTGTTCATGTTATGTCGTCACGACAGACCACCCCCTCAGGTTCAGCTTATCGCCCGCGTAAGCCGCAGCGCATCCTTGCGTGTGTGCTTTGCCAGCAACGCAAAGTCAAATGCGACCGAAAGTTCCCTTGTAACCATTGTGTAAAAGCAAAGGTTCAATGCGTGCCCGCTCGACAGATGCCGAGGCGGAGGCGGCGGCCGACTGAGCAGGAGTTGGTGGAGAGGCTCAGACAGTATGAGGACTTGCTGAGAAGAAACAATGTCCCAATTGAGGCTACTGACGACATGGAAGCTGAAGAGACGTCTGGGTACGCTGACGGTCAAAGCTCGAAGTCCATAGGCCAGGCGTATCTTGGCACTAGAGAAGACGTAGGTGGGGGACAGCCAGCAGGAGCCGGGAACATCAAGAGCAAAGATCAGACCTTGGGCGAGGTCAAGAATTTCTGGGACGCAATGCATCAGAGATCCCCAGATGATGCTCGAGGCGATACAGAGGAAGCCAAGATTGACAACAATTTCGGCAATTCTACATTCGATGACCTCTCCGAGCCGGTCATCGTCAAAGTCTGGGGTCGTGTGTACGAGGGCGATCATAACCACATCTTTGGACCCTCCAAGATCAACGGACCTATCTCATCTTTACATCCTTCGCACGTTCATATCTTCAGACTCTGGCAGATTTACTCGGATAACATCAATCCACTGCTCAAAGTCACACACGCGCCGACGCTCCAAGCACGTATCCTTGATGCAGCCGTTGATGTGACAGGTATCAGCCGTGAGCTCGAAGCGCTGATGTTCAGTATCTATTGTGTTGCTCTTATTAGCATCGAGGAAGAAGCATGCCGCAAAACGTTTGGCGAGCCGAAAGCAAAGCTTCTCAAGAAATATCAAGCCGCTTGTCACCAGGCCCTCATCAATTGTGGATTTCTCAGATCTCGAGAACGCGACTGTTTGACCGCCTTCTTTCTCTACTTGGTAGGTCACCCAGGAGTACTGTTGGTGGCGTGCAACTGACTGCTACGAGGTCTCTCTCAGACCCGACACCCATCCACATTCCCTATCACCGATGTTTGCCATCGCCTTCCGCATCGCCTACCGCATGAACATTGCTAACGAGTCTGCTAACGCTAAACACGGAGTCTTTGAGGCTGAGATGCGTCGTCGACTGTGGTGGGCACTGATCTTGTACGACAGTCGCATATCAGAGATGAGTGACTACAAAACTACTCAACTGATCCCGACCTGGGACTGCAAGATACCCGCCAATGTCAATGATTTCGATGTAAGACCGGAGATCAGTACGAGGCCGTTGGATCAAGAGGCATCCACCGAAGCTCTTTTTGCGGTTGTGCGTGGTGCCATAGGGGACTTTATACGGCACAACGCCCTACATTTGGACTTTATCAACCCGATGCTAAAGCACGTTGCTAAAGCGACCCAGCATCTTTTCGACCCCTACGATGACAATCTGCATGGCCTCGAAAGCATCATCGAAAGCCGGCACCTCAAGCACTGCACGTTCGAAAACCCGCTACACTACATTACAATATGGTGGGCGCGCTACTACCTCGCCAAATACCGCTTCCTCCTTCACTGTTCCCAGCACTCACGTTCACCCGCGGACCAAACTCTCGAACAGCGCGACGCGATTCTTTCACATGCGCTTCGCATGCTCGAGTGCGACACTGCCCTCATGTCGTCGCCTCTTACAAAGGGCTACCGTTGGCTAATCCAGTTCCACTTCCCTTTTCCGGCCTACGTGCGCATTGTGCAGGATCTCCGCCTCCGTCCTGTAGGCGCTCATGCCGACAAAGCATGGGAGTCGATGAATGCCAACTATGCTGTCCGCTTCATAGACATGGAGCCCAGTGCAaacctcttatttaagaTGTTTGCGTCGACTGTGTTGCAAGCCTGGACCGCAAGACATGCTGCCATGTTTGGAGAGGGATTGGGAGAAGGACCGGAGCGGATGATAGGGGATattaagaagaagctagGGCAGCCATCACCTCTAGTGCCTACTGCCGACGATGCTGTGATTCCCATACAAGGCCATATGGTCATGCTTCCGCCCTCGGATATACATATACCTGCCGTGACTGGGCTCGATTCAGGCAACTATTTCCAAGATCCAAGTCTTGCTGAGCTGAACACTGAATTATTCGACATGGATTGGAGTAACATTGATTGGACTATGATGTCCGGGCTGG contains these protein-coding regions:
- a CDS encoding Choline dehydrogenase, giving the protein MNSSDPFAPPVINPNYLTTEFDQYAAVQAMKDAFTVLGSKAFEGCIGDPYGPLANLTSDQDYLKYVRQHAVTINHGTGTARMAPYNADRGVVNSDLRLNGVSRLRVVDASVFPKFPECHTMAPVYIVAEITAAIIKEAHTLGI